The nucleotide sequence TCGAGGTCGGCGCTCCCGGCCCCGGCGAAGTACGCATCAAGGTGCTCGCGGTTGGCCTGAACCGCTCCGAAGCGATGTATCGCGCCGGGCGCTACCCGACCAAGCCGCAGCTGCCGACGCTGATCGGATACGAGGGCGTCGGGGTTGTCGAAGCGGTCGGGTCCGGCGTGTCAGAATACAAGGAGGGCGACCGCGTGTGCGTCCTGCCGATGATCCAACAGGGCCAGTACGGCATCTGGGCGGAGCAGGCGATCGTGCCCGCGCGTATCCTCCTGCCGGCGCCCGATTTCCTGTCGGATGCCGAAGCGGCATCGATCTGGATGCAATACATGACCGCCTTTGCCATCATCGAGGTCGCCGATGTCGGCATCAACGACGGAGTCATCGTCCGCGCCGCGTCCTCGAGCGTCGGCATCGCAGCGATCCAGCTAGCCAACTGGGCTGGCGCCGTCTCGATTGCCGCCACCCGCACCCATGCGAAAGCGGAGGCGCTGCTGGGCCAAGGAGCCGCCCATGTCGTCGCCACCGAAGAAGAGGACCTGGTCGAACGGGTGATGGACATCACCGGCGGCGAAGGGGCCTATGTCGCCTTCGATCCGGTCGGCGGCCCTTATGTCGACACACTGGCGCAGGCGCTTCGCCCGCGCGGCATCCTGTTCATTTACGGCGGGCTGTCTGAGAGCCCGACGCCCTACCCCCACTGGCCGATGGCCTTCAAGGGCTGCTCGATGCGCGGCTGGGTGGCGAGCGAGATCTGGAACCATCCACACCGCTTCGATAAGGCGAAAGAGCGGATCGTCGCCGGACTCAGGGGCGGACAGCTCAAACCGGTCATCGCCAGGGAATTTTCCGGCCTGGAATCGCTCGTCGACGCCAACGCCTACCTCGAATCGAACCAGCAGATTGGCAAGGTCGTGGTGACCTTCTGACGATTACTTTGCGGGCGGCGGTTCGAGGCCTTGTTCCTTAAGAATCTGGCGCATGACCGCCTCGAGCCGGGCGATGTGATCTTCGATTTCGGCACGCGCCGGGCTGCCCTCGGGTGCGCGGCGCGCCGCCTCCCCCCACAACGCGCGGACATCCATCAGCTGACCGGCATTCGCCTGCGCGATCCCAACGAAAAACGGTACACCGGGGCTCTCCGGGGCCAAGGTCTCGGCCTTGCGATAGGCGAATTGGGCGGCCGGAGTCATCTGTCCGTCGGCATCCTCGACCAGAGCATTGCCGAGCGCCAGCCAGGCCTCGGCATCCTTTGGATTCTCGCGCACCGCTCCGCGCAGGATCGTCGCCGCGTCGGCCGGACGATCGCGTCGCGCCAAGGCGTCGGCGGTGATCAGGCGATTGCTCGAGCTGCGGAACTGCTCGGGCAAGACCGCGTGGCGCAGCTCGACCAAGGTTTCGCCGCTGCCCGTGGTGGCGACCCTCGCAGCCTTGGGCGCGCCCGGCTGTCCCGAGCTGCCTTGCAGGGCATAACCAACAAGCCCGAACGCCAGCGCTGCACCGACAGTGGCCCATGCCCCCTTAGGCAGACGAAAAGCGAAGACAATGCCGGCGAACGCGGCCAGCGCGAGGCCAATGGCAAGGACCCAGCTCATGTGCGCCTCCGGAAGCGGTGCCGCATCAGCAAGAGACCGATCGCCAACAGCAACAAGGGCACGGCAAACAGCGGCCAGGTCACGCTGTTCACTTCGGGCTTGTAGCTCACGTAATTGCCATAGCGGTCGATCAGCCACTGACGAATGTGCTCGGGCGATTCGCCCGCAGCGATCCGCGTGCGGATTTCATGGCGCATGTCGCCGGCCATCTGCGCATCGCTGTCGGCGATGGACTGACTCTGGCACTTGAGGCAGCGAATGGTTTCCATCAGCGCCTGGGCCTTGGCCTCGAGCTCCGGGTCGTCGAGCTGTTTATAGGCGTAAGGGGCCGGCGGCATGCGGTCTTGCGCCGTGATCGGCACAGCCCAGCTGGCGGCGAGCGCGAGCGCTAGGAGGACGAACAGCCGCTTCATGTGCCGGCCTCCCTCAACTTCGCCAGCAGGATGGGAATGTCTTCCTCGCGGATGTCGCCGATGTGCTGGTAGCGGATCACGCCCTTGCCATCGATGACGAAGGTTTCCGGCACGCCCGAACTGCCGATCGCGAACTGGATTTCGGACAGGTTGTCGGCGCCGATGCGGGCGAATGGGTTGCCGTTGCGCTGCAGGAACGCCGCCAGGTCCTCCGGAGTGTCGCGGATCGCGACCCCGACGATCGGCGCACCCGCGCGCTCGAGCTCGGCCAGCTGCGGCGCCTCCGCGGCGCAGGGCACGCACCAGCTTGCAAACACGTTCATCAGCTTGGGCGTGCCATCGGCGAGGTCCGCGCTCGACAGGCCCGGACGGTCCGGCGTGGCCGCCTGAAGTGCAAATTCGGGGACCGGCTTGCCGATCATCGTGCTTTCGACGAACTCGTCCTTGGGACGGGAGAGCTGCAGGGCGAACAGCGCCATGAGCGCTGCGAACAGCACGACGACGCCCCACAAGGTCCAGCGCACGGTCTTCACGGCGCCACCTCATGGCGCTGGGCGATCAGACGGCGGCGCTCGCGCTGGCGCAAGTCGCCGACGACGCGGCCGATCAGCGCCAGAAAGCCGCCCAGGGCGATCAGAACGCCGCCGAACCAGATCCAGGTGACGAACGGCTTCCACCACAGCCGGACCTGCCAGCGGCCGTCTTTCGCCTCCTTGCCGAGCACCGCGTAAAGCTGGCCGTTCCAGCGCGTGAGCAACGCGGATTCGGTGGTTTCCTGCGGCGGCGCCCAGAAGTTGCGGGCCTGCGGCGCGATATGGTGCCCCTCCCCGCCGTTGTAGTGCGCCGTCATCCGGCCTTCGAGCGCAGTCCAGTTGGGGCCGGCAACCGGCTCTACGCTGTCGAGAGTAACCTGCCAGGGTCCGACGGTGACGCTGTCGCCGACATTGGCGGCGGCTAGCTTCTCGATCGTCAGCGCGCTGTCGCAGGCCACTCCGAACAGCGCCACGGCGACGCCGAAGTGGGCGATGGCCATGCCCCAGATGGGCAGCGGAAGCCGGCGCAGAGAGCGGCCGCGCAGCGGCGCGAAGGCGGCCACGGCGACGGCAGCGGCAAGCGCCATGCCGAGCAGCGGCAGAATGGCGATGCGGGCGAGCACTGCGACGCCGAAGAGCACGACGAGCCCGACCGAAACGGCGAAGACCACCCGCCGCTGCACGCGGGAGAAGCTGTCGCGCCGCCAGCGCAGCAGGGGTCCGACCACCAGCACCAGCAACATCGGAAGAAAGAACACCGCGCTGACCGGGTTGAAGTATGGCGGACCGACCGAGACGCGCACGCCGAACGCTTCGGTGAGCAAGGGATAAAGCGTGCCGAGCAGCACGACCCCGAGAATCGCCGAAAGCGCGACGTTATTGACCACCAGCGCGCCCTCACGGCTGAGCGGCGAAAACCGCTCACCCTCGGCGATGGTGTTCGCCCGCGCCGCGAACAGCGCCAGCGCGCCGCCGATATAGATCGCCAGCAGCGCGAGGATGAACGTGCCGCGTTCCGGATCGACGGCGAAGGCGTGGACGCTCGTGAGGATGCCAGAGCGCACAAGGAACGTGCCGATCATGCTCATCGAGAAGGCGACGACGCCGAGCATCACGGTCCAGGTTCGCAGCGCGTCGCGAGCCGCCAACACGCTGGCCGAGTGGAGCAGCGCCGTGGCGGCGAGCCAAGGCATGAGGCTGGCGTTCTCGACCGGGTCCCAAAACCACCAGCCGCCCCAGCCGAGCTCGTAATAGGCCCAGTAGGATCCAGCGGTGATCCCCAGGGTCAGGAAAATCCATGCGCCGAGAACCCAGGGGCGCATGACCCGGGCGAATTCGGGAGTGACGTTGCGGGTGAGCAGCGCCCCGACCGCGAAGCTGAAGGCCACCGAAAGTCCGACGTAGCCGAGGTAGAGCGTGGGCGGGTGGAAGGCGAGCCCGATGTCCTGCAGGAGCGGGTTGAGGCCCGCCCCTTCGGCGGCCGGCGGATCGAGCCGCGTAAAGGGGTTGGAGGAGAACAGCAGGAAGGCATAGAAACCGAGCCCGACGAAAGCCTGCGCGCCGAGCGTCGCCAGCAGCGTGCGTTCCGGCAGGCGGCGTTCGATCAGCGCAATCAGCCCGCCGGACAGCGCCATGATCGCCACCCACATCAGCATCGAGCCTTCGTGATTGCCCCACGCCCCGGCGAGCTTGAAGATCATCGGCTTTTCGGAATGCGAGTTCTCGGCCACCAGAAGGACGGAGAGGTCGGTCCGGGCGAAAAGCCAGATCAGCATCAGGAAGGCGAGCGCGGTGAGCACCGCCTGCACTACCGCCGCGGGCCGCACGACGGCGGCCAGTTCCGGCGACGTCCCGCGCACGCCGGCAAAGGCGCCGACGAGCTGGAGCAGGGCCAGCGCGGCAGCCAGCCAGAGCGCGGCGAGGCCGAACTCCGCGATCATTCGTGCGCCTCTTGCACGACCTTGTGCTTCTGCGCTTCGGTCATGTCCTTGAGCTCGCGCGGGACGTAGTTCTCGTCATGCTTGGCGAGGAGGCTGTCGGCATGGAACACGCCGTCGGCGCCCATGCTGCCGTCGGCGGTCACGCCCGAGCCTTCGGTAAACAGGTCCGGTAGAATTCCCGAATAGGTCACAGGCACTTTCGCCTCGCCGTCGCCGACGATGAAATGCACCGTGACGCCATCGGGATCGGTTGTCAGCGACCCTTCCTCGACCATTCCGCCGAGGCGCATTGCGTGCCCGGCTTCGGGAGGGTTGGCGGCAACTTCGCTCGGCAGCATGTAGAAGCTCGCCTGGTTGCGCAGCGCCCAGGCGGCGAGAGCGCCCGCGCAGAGAATCGCCACAAGCGCGACAACGACCAGCACCAGCCTCTGGTGTTTGGGTTTCAGTCCCGAATTCATTTCCGGCGCGCCTCCTCGCGGCGTTTCTCAGCGCGTTTCATCGCCAGCCAGCTCCAACCCACGAGCAGGAGCGTGACGCCGACGCCGATGACGTAGGCGGCGATCACGAAGTGCCATTGGTCGAGCGATTCTCTCATGCGTCGATCGCCTTGCGCCGCAAGCGTGCCTCGGTCTGTATTTCGGCCAGCAGTGCGCGCATCCGGGCCAACACGACCCCCGCAAAGACCAGGGTGAAGCCGAGCATGGCAGCGAGCAGGCCCCACAGGAACGGCCCGGCCATTGCCGAGCCCCCGGTGGTGATGCTCGGCGCCTGGTGCAGGCTGTTCCACCAGATCACCGAATAGTGAATGATCGGGATGTTGACCGCCCCGATGAGGCCGAAGATCGCCGGGATGCGACTCGATCCACCCTCGCGGTCGACAGCGCCGGCCAACGCCATGTATCCGAAATAGAGAAACAGCAGCACCAACATCGAAGTCAGGCGCCCGTCCCACACCCACCACGTGCCCCATGCCGGTCGGCCCCAGATCGATCCGGTGACGAGGCACACGAACGTAAAGACCGCGCCCGGCGAGGCGCTGGCGCGGGCGGCCAGGGCCGCGAGCGGATGGCGCCAGACCAGCTCGGCCAGGCTGGAGACCGCAATGGCGCTCCACCCCGCCATGCCGAGCCAGGCGGTAGGCACATGTATGAAAAGGATGCGCACGGTCTCGCCCTGCAGCCGCTCGGCGGGAGCGAAGGCCAAGCCGTAAACCAGCGATGCGGCCACGACGACCAGCCCGGCCACGAGAAGGACGGGGGTCAGCGGGCGGGCAATGCGCAGGAAGCGGGCAGGATTGGCGAATGCATGCATCGAGTTGGTTGTCTCTCCTGAGACGCCACCGCGTTAGGATACCCGCACGCTCGGCTCAAGTAGCGAAGCGACAAGCCGGGCAAATATGCCGCGGACCGCGAATCGGCGGCGTGGAAGGGGGGCCCGGAATCGAAAAGAGGCTGGGCTGCTCGCGATCGGCCTCACCCGTGCCGCCCCATCACCTGATTGACATCGTCAACTTATGCGGTTGACAGTGTCAACTGCAAGAGTAGCTTCGCGCGAAAGACTTGGTCCCTCGCCGCTCGTCGAGCCGACGTTCAGGCGTCGCTCGCTGAGTTCAGAGGGACCGCATAACAAGCCGCCAAAGGCGGAGCACAGGGAGAGAGTATATGACGAAGCGTGTCCTTCGCGGTTCCAGTTTGAGCACCATGGCCCTCGCGGTCGGCCTCGCCGCCGCCCTGCCAGGCGTGGCGCAGGCGCAAGACAGCGGCGACGAACAGGCGAGCGATGCCAAGGCTGACGTCGCAAAGGAAATCATCGTCACCGGCTCGCGAGTCGGCAAATCCACCTTCGACGAAGCCAGCCCGGTCACCGTTCTCGGGCAGGAAGAAATCGACAACCTGAATCTCAACAACGTCGGCGAGGTCGTCGCCCAGCTCCCGTCGAATTCGAACTTCTTCGCCCCGAACAACGTCGGTCTCGGCAACTTCAACGTGGGCGCCCAGCTGGTCAACCTGCGCGGCCTCAACCCTTTCTTCGGCACCCGCACCCTGACCCTTGTCGACACCAAGCGCGTCGTGCCCACGACCACCGGCGGCGGCGTCGATATCACGCTGATGCCTTCGATGCTGGTGCAGCGGACCGAAACCGTCACGGGCGGCGCTTCCGCGCTGTACGGATCGGACGCCATTGCCGGCGTCGTCAATATCATTCTCGACACCAAGCTGGAGGGATTCAAGGGCCAGGCCGACTTCAGCCAGACCTGGCGCGGCGACGGCACCGACAAGCACGTGTCGGCCGCCTACGGCACGGGATTCGCAGATGACCGCGGCCACTTCGTGGTCGGCGTCGAATACGACAACCAGGATGCGATCGGCATCTGTTCGACCGAGCGCGACTGGTGCGGCGACAATTACAACTTGGTCACCAACAACGCCTATCTGACGAACGGCGATCCGCATTACATCATCAGCAACAACACCTTTCTGGCCGACACCAGCCTGACCGGCGTGCTCGTGCCGATACTGACTCCTTGCCACTCGCCCTTGGGCTGCCCGGGAGGAACGGAGTTCCAGGTCTCCGCGGACGGCACATCGCCGATCGCCTTTGATCCGGGGCAGTACTCCTACGCTTCAGGACGCGGCGCGCTGCGCGTCGGCGGCGACCAGTACGCCGTCGGTCCTTACGACTCGACGACCTTGCGGCCATCGGTCGAGCGGTGGACGGCGCTCGGACATGCCAGTTACGACTTGAGCGACGCGCTCACGGCATCGGTCGAAGTTTCCTACGCCAACACCAAGGGGCTGAACCCGGTCGCGAACGGCACGATCGGGCCGTCCATGAACCAGACCGTCGCCGGATCCTGGTCTGGTGCGCGTATCGCTCAGGACAACGCCTTCCTCACCCCGGCGCTCGCCGCGGCCATCGGCCCGAACGGAGCCACTTTCGGCCGCTCGATGGTCAACGTGGCACACGCAGACAACCATACCAACAACGAGACCTGGCGCACGGTCCTTGCGCTCGAGGGCGAGCTCAGCTCCGCCTGGGCGTGGGATGCGTACTACTCGCACGGCGAGAACAACAACGACCAGCACCTGACCCACAACGTGGTCGGCGCTTATCTGAATTATGCCCTCGACGCTGTGACCGACGGAACCGGCAATGTCGTCTGCGGCGTCGACATTCCCGGGCGGATCAATCCGCAGACCGGCAGGCCCTACACGGCGACCGACGTGACGAATGCCAATCTCGACGGTGCATGCGTTCCGCTGAATCTGTTCGGAATCGGCAACGCCGATCCGGCGGCGGTCGATTACGCGTTCCGGACGCTCGATGAATACAACAAGACTAAGCAGGACGTTGCGGCAGTCAACTTCCGCGGCGACCTGTTCGACGGCTGGGGCGCCGGCCCCATCAAGCTGGCCGTCGGCGCGGAATGGCGCAAGGAATCGGTCAAATCGACTCACGACCTCGCCAACGCGCCCTATTACAACTTCTTCACGCTCAGCTACGGGCTCGACTACGGCGGCAATACCCGCGTGATGGAAGGGTACGGCGAGTTGAACGTACCGGTCTTCGCCGACTCTGCGATCGGCAAGGCCTTGGTTCTCGACCTTGCCGCTCGCTATACCGATACCAAGGCCACCGGCACGCTCGGCGCCAATGCGGGGCTATCGAACACCCAGAACTTCTGGACCTGGCGCATCAACGGCGTGTGGGACGTGACCGACTGGTTCCGGCTTCGCGCAACCCGCTCGCGCGACGTGCGCGCGCCGCAGTTCCGCGAGCTGTTCCAGTCCTACGCCCCGCGCGTCGGTCCGCCGTTCGGCTACGTCGGACAGAACCCCTGGGCGGTGGACTATAACGCTGCCAACCCGGCGACGCCCGTTGCGCTCGGTGACTCGCTCGTCCTCACGACCGGCGGTAACGTGGGCCTGAAGCCCGAAACCGCGGACACCTGGACCGTCGGCGGGGTGCTTTCGCCCGGAGACGGCTTCCTCTCGGGCTTCCGCTTCTCGGCCGACTGGTACCAGATCAAGATCGATCACGCGATCGCCGGTCCTCCGTTTGGAGTCGGCGCGTCCAATATTGCCTCGCTATGCTATTCGGGCGTCCAGTCGTTCTGCGACCTGATCACCTTCGTCCAGCCGGGCGAGCCGGGCTACAATCCCGCGTTCCCCTACGACATGGCGACAGTCGACGGCACATCGCTGAATATCCAGGGCTTCACGACGCGCGGCATCGACTTCGAAGCGGGCTACTCAGCGCCGGTCGGCGACGGCTCGATCTCGATCCGGGCCCTCGCGTCGTATCTCTACGATCAGCTGTTCGCGACCGGCATCCCCGGGCGTGATGTGGTGAACTACGCCGGCCAGACCGGTCCGACCGGTGCGTTCGGCACGTTCAACACGTCGCCGAACTGGCAGGGCAATCTGATCATGACGGCGACCCAGGGCAAGTTCTCGGGCACGGTCCAGATTCGCTATGTCGGGGCGGGCCGGTTCGAAACCCTTACGCCCAGCAACGGCTATCCGGTCGACGTGATCGATCCGGGCTACGACAACACCGACGTCAACTCGATCAACAACAACCGGGTGGACTCGGCTACCTACGTCAATCTCTCCGCGTCCTACGACATCATCGACGGGATCCAGCTGTTCGGCTCGATCAACAACCTGTTCGATCGCGATCCGCCGGTCGCGCCGGGCGGGAACGGCTATCCCACCAACCCGGTGTATTTCGACACCTACGGGCGGCTGTGGCGCGCGGGTGTGCGGGTGAAATTCTGAAGTTCGGAGTCATGGGCGGTCACTCCCACGGCGCGCCCTGACTCCGTTCCTGCCGGATTGCCCTTCGGGTCGCAGCAAGGTCGCACTGGCAGTACATCGAGGGGTCATTCCGCAAGGGATGGCCCCTCTTCTTTCGAGCCGGCCCGCGGGCAGCGAAGCG is from Croceibacterium aestuarii and encodes:
- a CDS encoding zinc-dependent alcohol dehydrogenase family protein, translated to MARVIRVHETGGPQVLKIDDVEVGAPGPGEVRIKVLAVGLNRSEAMYRAGRYPTKPQLPTLIGYEGVGVVEAVGSGVSEYKEGDRVCVLPMIQQGQYGIWAEQAIVPARILLPAPDFLSDAEAASIWMQYMTAFAIIEVADVGINDGVIVRAASSSVGIAAIQLANWAGAVSIAATRTHAKAEALLGQGAAHVVATEEEDLVERVMDITGGEGAYVAFDPVGGPYVDTLAQALRPRGILFIYGGLSESPTPYPHWPMAFKGCSMRGWVASEIWNHPHRFDKAKERIVAGLRGGQLKPVIAREFSGLESLVDANAYLESNQQIGKVVVTF
- a CDS encoding tetratricopeptide repeat protein codes for the protein MSWVLAIGLALAAFAGIVFAFRLPKGAWATVGAALAFGLVGYALQGSSGQPGAPKAARVATTGSGETLVELRHAVLPEQFRSSSNRLITADALARRDRPADAATILRGAVRENPKDAEAWLALGNALVEDADGQMTPAAQFAYRKAETLAPESPGVPFFVGIAQANAGQLMDVRALWGEAARRAPEGSPARAEIEDHIARLEAVMRQILKEQGLEPPPAK
- a CDS encoding cytochrome c-type biogenesis protein, which encodes MKRLFVLLALALAASWAVPITAQDRMPPAPYAYKQLDDPELEAKAQALMETIRCLKCQSQSIADSDAQMAGDMRHEIRTRIAAGESPEHIRQWLIDRYGNYVSYKPEVNSVTWPLFAVPLLLLAIGLLLMRHRFRRRT
- a CDS encoding DsbE family thiol:disulfide interchange protein: MKTVRWTLWGVVVLFAALMALFALQLSRPKDEFVESTMIGKPVPEFALQAATPDRPGLSSADLADGTPKLMNVFASWCVPCAAEAPQLAELERAGAPIVGVAIRDTPEDLAAFLQRNGNPFARIGADNLSEIQFAIGSSGVPETFVIDGKGVIRYQHIGDIREEDIPILLAKLREAGT
- a CDS encoding heme lyase CcmF/NrfE family subunit, which encodes MIAEFGLAALWLAAALALLQLVGAFAGVRGTSPELAAVVRPAAVVQAVLTALAFLMLIWLFARTDLSVLLVAENSHSEKPMIFKLAGAWGNHEGSMLMWVAIMALSGGLIALIERRLPERTLLATLGAQAFVGLGFYAFLLFSSNPFTRLDPPAAEGAGLNPLLQDIGLAFHPPTLYLGYVGLSVAFSFAVGALLTRNVTPEFARVMRPWVLGAWIFLTLGITAGSYWAYYELGWGGWWFWDPVENASLMPWLAATALLHSASVLAARDALRTWTVMLGVVAFSMSMIGTFLVRSGILTSVHAFAVDPERGTFILALLAIYIGGALALFAARANTIAEGERFSPLSREGALVVNNVALSAILGVVLLGTLYPLLTEAFGVRVSVGPPYFNPVSAVFFLPMLLVLVVGPLLRWRRDSFSRVQRRVVFAVSVGLVVLFGVAVLARIAILPLLGMALAAAVAVAAFAPLRGRSLRRLPLPIWGMAIAHFGVAVALFGVACDSALTIEKLAAANVGDSVTVGPWQVTLDSVEPVAGPNWTALEGRMTAHYNGGEGHHIAPQARNFWAPPQETTESALLTRWNGQLYAVLGKEAKDGRWQVRLWWKPFVTWIWFGGVLIALGGFLALIGRVVGDLRQRERRRLIAQRHEVAP
- the ccmE gene encoding cytochrome c maturation protein CcmE, with product MNSGLKPKHQRLVLVVVALVAILCAGALAAWALRNQASFYMLPSEVAANPPEAGHAMRLGGMVEEGSLTTDPDGVTVHFIVGDGEAKVPVTYSGILPDLFTEGSGVTADGSMGADGVFHADSLLAKHDENYVPRELKDMTEAQKHKVVQEAHE
- the ccmC gene encoding heme ABC transporter permease CcmC, whose translation is MHAFANPARFLRIARPLTPVLLVAGLVVVAASLVYGLAFAPAERLQGETVRILFIHVPTAWLGMAGWSAIAVSSLAELVWRHPLAALAARASASPGAVFTFVCLVTGSIWGRPAWGTWWVWDGRLTSMLVLLFLYFGYMALAGAVDREGGSSRIPAIFGLIGAVNIPIIHYSVIWWNSLHQAPSITTGGSAMAGPFLWGLLAAMLGFTLVFAGVVLARMRALLAEIQTEARLRRKAIDA
- a CDS encoding TonB-dependent receptor domain-containing protein codes for the protein MTKRVLRGSSLSTMALAVGLAAALPGVAQAQDSGDEQASDAKADVAKEIIVTGSRVGKSTFDEASPVTVLGQEEIDNLNLNNVGEVVAQLPSNSNFFAPNNVGLGNFNVGAQLVNLRGLNPFFGTRTLTLVDTKRVVPTTTGGGVDITLMPSMLVQRTETVTGGASALYGSDAIAGVVNIILDTKLEGFKGQADFSQTWRGDGTDKHVSAAYGTGFADDRGHFVVGVEYDNQDAIGICSTERDWCGDNYNLVTNNAYLTNGDPHYIISNNTFLADTSLTGVLVPILTPCHSPLGCPGGTEFQVSADGTSPIAFDPGQYSYASGRGALRVGGDQYAVGPYDSTTLRPSVERWTALGHASYDLSDALTASVEVSYANTKGLNPVANGTIGPSMNQTVAGSWSGARIAQDNAFLTPALAAAIGPNGATFGRSMVNVAHADNHTNNETWRTVLALEGELSSAWAWDAYYSHGENNNDQHLTHNVVGAYLNYALDAVTDGTGNVVCGVDIPGRINPQTGRPYTATDVTNANLDGACVPLNLFGIGNADPAAVDYAFRTLDEYNKTKQDVAAVNFRGDLFDGWGAGPIKLAVGAEWRKESVKSTHDLANAPYYNFFTLSYGLDYGGNTRVMEGYGELNVPVFADSAIGKALVLDLAARYTDTKATGTLGANAGLSNTQNFWTWRINGVWDVTDWFRLRATRSRDVRAPQFRELFQSYAPRVGPPFGYVGQNPWAVDYNAANPATPVALGDSLVLTTGGNVGLKPETADTWTVGGVLSPGDGFLSGFRFSADWYQIKIDHAIAGPPFGVGASNIASLCYSGVQSFCDLITFVQPGEPGYNPAFPYDMATVDGTSLNIQGFTTRGIDFEAGYSAPVGDGSISIRALASYLYDQLFATGIPGRDVVNYAGQTGPTGAFGTFNTSPNWQGNLIMTATQGKFSGTVQIRYVGAGRFETLTPSNGYPVDVIDPGYDNTDVNSINNNRVDSATYVNLSASYDIIDGIQLFGSINNLFDRDPPVAPGGNGYPTNPVYFDTYGRLWRAGVRVKF